The genomic window gagttagaattgactcaacagcaatgggttggatttttggtttttggtttatgtgttaAAAAAGGACATCTTGCTAGTAAActtaaagttattaaaaaaaaaaaaaaattggcaattaGATTGTTTAAGATTTCTTTTGAGGTGTTGTGTCAAAGCTAAACTAAAATGAATCATAACAGGTAAGTTGTGGATTTGCAAAGGTACATGGGTCTAGTCCAATGCACTGCACTCACTGTGAAGACCTCTTCTGAAAATAGCCTCGCAGAGGCCTTTATAAAGTGAAGTTACTGTATTGGTGGTATATATAACATGTGGGATTTCTTTCACTTTTTATACTCTCTGGAATAAAACTTAGGTAGACGTTAACGGAGATGATTAatattgctttatttatatttgtcTTTCTTAATTGGTTTTGTGTGAGACAAGCAGTTTTCATCTGTATGCACTGAATGTGAGAGAAGAGTTTGAAATGTACAGACTATTAATTTCTTCCTATTATTTTACACCAACTTAAAATGTCCTATTGTCTTGCTGAGATCATGTTCTCTTACCCACTGTTGGCCTCTGGCCCTGCTCAGGAAGGGAGCAGAAAAGAGTTGATAATCACTGTTTATGCTGAACTAGAGGTGATCTTTATTCTCTCTTTCCCccaaaatattttccttgtttagAAAGTATCTCTCTTCAGAGTTTAAACCTTTCCTGTGTAGACTACCAATGGAAAAAATCTCTCTCATTTCCCTTCAATAGATGAAGCCCAGGGTGATAAAGCCAAGCAGAGTATCAGGGCAAAGTGTACAGAATATCTTGATAGAGCAGAAGAACTGAAGGAGTAcctgaaaaagaaagagaaaaaaccaCAGAAGCCAGTGAAAGAGGGACAGCCCAGTCCATCTGAGGAGAAGGGGTATGTATTTTagagtgttggattttattgTCTCTTAATTTTTAATTTGTGAAATTTCCTTTGCTGAAACCAGATATTGGTAATTATGGATGGCCCAACGGCCAATCTGACCAGCttcctgtttttgtaaaaataaagttttattggaacacagcttcACCCAGTCATTTACCTATTGTCTGTGGCAGCTTTTTGCAATAAAATGGCgaagttgagtagttgcaacggATACCATTTTGCCCACAAAGCTTAGAATATTTACTATCAGGtcatttaaagaaaaagtttgctgatatCCAGCTTAAGCCAGCCTCTTAGGATGATACGGTTCAAATAGTTTTCTGTGATGTTTGCTAGTAGAAGGGGAAAACATGTACCCCCTGGCCATTatgtaattaaaacaaagcaaaccaaacctattgcctgcagcgaccctataggacagagtagaactaccccatagagtttccatggagccagctggtagatttgaactgccgaccttttggttagcagccgagctcatacccactgtgccacgaggggtCCCATTATGTAATTTTGAAGTTAAAATTAATGGTAGTAATCTGTGAATTAATCCTTTGACTAGTGGGGCTCTTAGTGAATACTATCCACatggacaatatgaagaacaaTCATAAAAATTTGGGCTATCTTATATAAAATTAGTGTAGATCAGCATTAGAGTTGCAACAAACATAATTTATAAACATCGAAACCCATTTTTGGAATATCTCCTTAGGTGGGGGATATATCACTTACAGATGCAGAATTTAGTTATTCAACAGCTAATGTATGCATGCCAAATTCTGTGCTAAGCAGAAGGTGCAAATTCTAACCAGAGTCTCTCTGAGTGTTATTAATTGGTACCAGAGTGTTTCCAGATGACAAACTCAAGAATGAGCATCTGGACTGGGGTTACCTGGCCCTGTTGAGTTTGAAAGCAGAGAGGTTCTGGCTAGCTTTAGGGAATATGGTACTTCTAGTTCACAGTATGCAGGGGCCCGAGTTACCTAGGTAATCCCCTCTGATCACCAGGAGTGAAGTGCTTTGAGAGCTTTGTGGTGGCTACCATAGACCATATATTGAAGCACATGAAGAATGTAAGACCCAGAGTCGACCGGCTGCTTCAAACTAGCTAGGAGAGTTTGCAAATTACAAGCTCAAGGTTTTATATTCTCTGTTCAGGATGTGATCTGGGCCTGAGGAGCTTTGGTGACACCTGAGAATGTTTGTCTTCTGCAGGCATAGCTCTGACGACAAAAATCAGACCACAGTCTGACTTCGTGGTTTATTGAATTTCAACATAGGTTGAACTTGACCAGGTTTCTTATGTGAAAGTTAGGGCATTTATTAGAAGACTGGCATCCAAACTTGGACTTAAAATATTGAGAAGAATTCAGTTGACCGAGCACCCAGAACCCCATCTCTCCCTGCAGCGCCCTTTCCAGCAGAAACACGGTCTCTTCCTCTTGAAGACCCTGTAATGACTTCCCCTGAGATGACCAGCCATCCTATAGCAGGAATGCACTTTGGCTAATTTAAACAAAAAGCCATTTATTACAgggtattactttttttttttttattacttacaGAATTTTTGGGCTAAAGAGTCAAGCCTGGATTCCATGTAGCTAGGAGAAAGCCCAGCCATGCCAGGTTTGTTTAAGTAGCTATTCCGCTGCTGCCAACTCCCCTCCCAAGCACTGATGCTGGGGAGCCACCGATAGGACCTCTGCTGCAGCTTCCTCAGCCAAACCAGTGCGTCACCAGATATTATCTGGTGTGCAGCCCCCACTTCATTTTGCTCGAATTTTCCTTCTAAGTAGTGCATACCTGTGTCTTTGTGGTGGAACTTAGGCCTCATGTGGaaccctagctgcaagggagcctAGGAATGACAGTTTTTATAAGAATAAGCCTTTACAAGAAAACACGGTTGGCAGTATTTGCTTCCCCATAATCCCACCATTCTAAGATTACTAAAACTGTCCCATTTTGAGATAAAATCTGTCATGCTTTTTATCCacctttatattttatatgaaaAAATGGTGTGATACCATAGTTTATTACTTTTTCACTCCACATTGTATCATGAATATCTTCCCAGGAAGGTATTTATACAACATTTATAAAGGCTGTAATATATTCGATCATATGCTAATCCCTGTAATTGAATATACgttatttctgtttttccttgttgtgaacagtgctgccatgGTTATCTTTGTAGTCATACCCTTGAgctcattttaaattattttctcaggATAAGTTTCTAGATAATGAAGTTCCTGGATTGATCTTTGTTTTTTGGGCTCCGTTCATATTTATCAGGAAGCTTCATCCATCTAAACCTCTAAACTAAGGTTGTAGACCTTTGTACCTTAGATAATAAGTATTCAggttttttcctcagagttgtagctTCTTGTTCTAATTCATATTTtcctgttcttgtttttttttttgttgttgttattgtttatgaTTCCCTGTAATTTTAAATCTTTAGTGGATTGAGATGTAGGGCTTGTGTTTATATATTAATACATACGTATGTATGCATGTCGTGGGAATGTGGAGCTGGTACCTGACTTTATTCTGATCTTTTTCTCCCTGTCCTGTTTATAACTCTCTATTGATAATGTGCCTGCTTACCATTTTATTTAATGTATTCCTAAAAATAGTAAAATAAGCATAACTTTTAATGTGAGTGTCTTATTTTGCTATTTAAATTCTAAATGTTTCAGGTTAATCTTTTCTTCGTCTTTACCTTATTTTGCTAGCAATGAGTGATCATTTGAATATATCAAATTCTTTTTATTAGGAATGACAGTGATGGGGAAGGAGAATCTGATGATCCTGAAAAAAAGAAACTGCAGAACCAGCTTCAAGGTTGCTTTAgatcttatttttaaattaatatcttATTGAAAAGACTCATAGTGAATTGCTTATTTGACTTATACATATGCTTTTGGTCCCCAACCATCACATGCTGGCTGTGTTGACAGGACTTTCCATAGAGTTTGTAgggtctctaatttttttttttttttttcctttcatgtaCTAAAAATGTTGTTTGGTTTTACATCTCCCTTAAAAAGGCTTTCAGTCAGCTTGTTGTCTTTAGTTTTGTCTTATTTGCCCCCTCTTACAGAAGGTAGCCTTTATACTATCAGCACACTATAAAATCTGTTGGTGTGTTTATAACCAGCTGTCAAGACAGGATGAATTAGGGTTTCCACTTGGCTGTTGTTACTGTTACTGTTGCTGTAGCTTATTCATCGATGGTTTATTTCATGTTTCCTCCCTGCTCTTTCAGTGTTCCATGTACTTTTCTCCCTTTAAGTTCTCCATCTTTACCTTCCATACCTACAGAAGCCCTTTTGTTCTAGCAGAATGGCATAATGGAAAGGGCAAGATTTTAGCTCCATTCAGATCTGGGTCTGGATCCACTCCAGGACCCACTTCTTAAAAGCTGTCGAATCTTAGACAAGTTACTTACCCTCTCAGAGTCTGAGTCCACATCTCCAAAATGGAAATTAATAACATTTTTCATTCAGGACTATTCAGAGATTGATGACCATGTAAAATTGGCTAATGTTATATCTGACATATTCTGGGGGGTCAGTAAATGGTAGCTCTTATGTATCTGAAAAAGGCAGGTATTTAATTGCTGGCTTCTTTAACTGCTGTGGTTTGATTGTTCTTTGGTATGTTAATTGATGATTTTTTCAAGTCAAATTTTATGCTCAATCATCAGTAATATCTATTTTGTTCATTTGAATCTTAACAAATAGAATGCACAACTGGGAAggatttctgttatatcagctcAGCCAAGTTTGGCCAGGCCTTGACCTCTGCTCTACTGGTCTCTTCATTTTGGTGATGATTTGTGTTTCATCAACCCCACTGGGCTGTATAGGAGAATACAGTAATTAGAATACTATAATAAGGATCATATTCTAAAGTTAGTAAAGATAGAAAGTATTTTTATATACCAAGAACTGCAATGATGGATATAGTCCaagggcagaactttgagctTGCACTTCTGTATCTGCTGCCAGAGCAGGCCCGGCAGACACTACGTTCTCAGTAAGTGTTTGTTGGGTGACCCAGTGGCCTGTGAGAAGTGACATTATTTCAGTTGTAATGCAAAAAGCCATTTTCTGTCTTTGTTCTTTTGGTTCTGGTTTTGTTCCTTACTCTCTTCACTCTCCACATTAAGAATTGGAGTTTGTATCATTAATTTTGAAAACGATAGATTTTAGTataggatttttctttaaattcccTATCAGTTATGAGCAGAACCAGAGATACAGAGAAATGCAAACACTTAAAACATTTAAGTGAGGAATTTATTTGGAATTTCAGGATGAAGATGGAATACGAAAGGAGTCCTCACCTCTCATATCCGAGAGTCCTTTTTGTCCATCTTTTAATTTAATGGTTTGTTGATGGATTTCACGGTGTaatatcctctttttttttggatttttcttattttttcctgaAACAGTATTTTAAATCTTTAACTTCTGGTTTAGGTTATGACATTAAGTGTAGtatttgattgttaaaattaaaaacgGGGTTTATGATTTGAGTTTTCTATTAGTTtactttggaaacactggtggcatggttgctaagtgctatggctgctaaccaaaaggtcagcagttcaaatccaccaggcactccttggaagctctgtggagcagttctgctctgtcctatagggttgctatgaatcagaatcgactcaatggcagcaggtttggtttttttttattagtttattttggtattcagtaattttttttttttttttaggtaatagTATAATCAAATGTAAATTTATATAATTGGAAGTACTGGCAAAGTGTTTTAATTCTATTTTCCAACAGCCCCTCCTTTTTAGAATCTTACATACCGTTAAGCCATGTCTTGTAATtcatgttgctattgttgttattgttgggtgcggttgagtcagttctgattcctggtgaccccatgggacagactagaactgcccataagaTTTTCTGAGCtgtgatcttcacagaagcagattgccaggtctttctcccacagagtcactgggcgggttcgaactgcgaaccttttgctttgcagcagagcacttagccaataggccaccagggctccttgtagttaATATTATTAGCATTTAAATAACCTTTTATCGTTAAACATTACAAAGTCACCTTTTAAATTTAAGGAGAGAAGTATTAGTTAAATGTGAAGGTAAATTCATAGCAAAAAATCTTGAGTTAACTAGATGATGCTCATATATAAGGTAAATTTACTTTGATTTAACTGACCCAAAATCCTGTTGTATGATGTGAATGTTTTTTCATGTGGGGTTGGTAATCTGAATGGAACATAGAAAAAAGGGAATTGACTTTTTTCTTACCTTATACTTAGTCTGAACTCATAGAATGCTAAAAAATGTGGTTTCATTTCATTTGAACCTACTGACTAAAGATTTTCATAATTTTGTGACATACATTGCAGATTATAACTAGTCTTAGAATAATAAATGATCTTTCCTAACAGGAGGAAGtggtatataaaaataatttgtgcAAATGGTGCAAGTGCAGTGTGCAAgcggtggtattttgttacattaaaatggctgtacttcttcttagAACATGCTGGTTAGTAGTTTGTAGTTGAGCAGCTTCCATGCACTGGAAAACTAGGAAGGCTTTGATAAGTCTGTTGAAGAGCCAAATAGAAAGTTTAGCAAATCTCTGGGAAGTTTTGCAGATCAACTAGGATAtgccttttctctcttctcttgccCCCACCTCTTAtctcccttcccctctcctctcttctgTCTTCAGTTGAGcgtattttctttttgtggttaagaAGGGCATTAAATCACCTTTTCTCTTGGTGAAAAGGAGGAACAGTGGGTCAACCTCATTCAATGAGTTCTTTTGATACTCCAGAATCACTGTGTTCAAGTATTATAGGTACTTTGTGTAATGTTTGATGCTTTTTCTTGCACTCTAGTACTCAATGTTACTTCAGCCTCACACTAGCCCACCTAAGAAGGTTGAGCAGATGGTATTCTCTTCATTTCACAAATTAGGAAGCTGAgatagagaggttaagtgacttcccCTGGGTTGTCTGGTTGCCCCTCCCAGGCTTCTGACTCTTACTTACAACTGCTTCCTCATCACACTATTTCATTAAATTCTTTAACACAAAAAGCTTTTCCAAGCAATTTTATAATGCATTTCTTTAGCATCATCATTTCAAGTTATCTTGTAAAGTTGATAAAATAGTCTTTAATTTAAAGATGGCATGCTTTTTTGTAGGCGCCATTGTTATGGAGCGACCAAATGTGAAGTGGAGCGATGTTGCTGGTCTTGAAGGAGCCAAAGAAGCCCTTAAGGAGGCTGTGATACTGCCTATTAAATTCCCACATCTTTTTACGGGTGAGATGACTATTAAATACTTTTGTCTGATGATTTTTGAAGGACATGTTGATGACTAATGTCAAGCATTGTGAATTCTTGTCTGCCACATCTTGGGTTATTACTTCAAATTCTGATTGTTAATAAGGAGAGAATACATCTTTACACAAAGATGTTTGTTCctatttaaaatacataaataatgtAGAACAAGCTGAATGTCTACCAGTAGGGGCTAGGGCAGTTCAGTTCACCATCACGCAGTAGAATGCTATGTGAACATGAAAAATTATGGTGTAGATCTATATTATAATTTACTGACATGGAAGAATGTCCATGCTATATTAAGATCAAAAAGCAAGTTGTAAAATATGTATAGTATGATCCCATTTTGTTATGGAAGTGCATGTGCTGAGAGGTAACTATAGATGGATGGACATGAAAATGTTAATGTATGTCTAGGAGATAAGAGTATGTGATTTTTACCTTTTCTATGGagggaatttttttcttctgaatttgtACAATGGACATGTATTAGTTTTTTGAAAGTCTTTCCCGTTTTTCAAAGAGGAGTCAGAATGGTTGATGAGTTTCGGGTGAAGTGTTTGTCCTCTAGTAGCAGAGGGACAGCTGGTTCTTCCTGTTTGGAGAATGCTGCTGCCCCCTAACTGCGGGGAGTTGGCGTGAGAGTCCCAGCAGTGAGTGAGTGATGTGTCGTCCTCCTTGTGACTGGTAGCCTGTGTCTGTGATAGGGCTCTCCCTGCCAGCTAACAGAGAAGCAGAGGTTTTTCCTTTTGAAAACAAGCTGGTTTGTGTAGAGAGCAAGTCTGTGATGTTGGCCTCAAAGCGAACAGGTCCAGACAGTGCTGTCGCATAGGGCAGTGATGGGGAGCACAGAACCTGTGGGTCAGCATTGTCCACCAGCTTCCCCTACGACTTACAGCCCAACTGCAGGAATGTGAAACAAAGTGTAAAAGTGGGCATCATAATTCTATAAAGGTACAAGAATACTACTGAACTCATTTTGTGTTGTATTACATATGTGTTTCCCAATGAGAGTCATTTATGTGTCATTTTCATGGACTTTGCCATATATGTGTagcattttttttcaaatatctttCTTTAAGTCACTTCTTAAACTTTTTGTTAAAGTATAGCATAAGTACACAGAGATGTGCACAAACCTCTAAGTGTTCAGTGTAGCACATCGTCACATAGTAAACACCCCTGTGTAATCATCACCCAGATTGAGAAATGGCACTTCACCATCACCCAAAGCCCCCTTCTGCATCTTTCAATCCCTGCCCACCTTCCTCCCAGAGGTGACCACTCTCTCTGGACTTCTTACACCATAGGTTATTTTGCCTGTCTTTGAACTTTTAAGTCATTTCACTCATTTCTCTCAATACTTTGATCTTAAAAGACTGCCTTGTATCtactataaaattaaaaatgagtgTTTTTCTAGTACACATTAAAAAGATGActatttaataattatttaaatgGTAAAATTTATATACCACCTAAAAGCGCTTAATATGCCACCTGTGGTGTATCTGCCACACTTAGGTGAACGCTGATTTATAATCGCATCCGTTTAAGTTAGGAAAATATATTCAAGTAAAAGTTGAGGCTTTCATAACAATAAATCTAGCAATATTTCGTTTTGCCATTAGTCAttagtattttatccttttgccaATACTATGTACCCACCCACAGTTTGCAGGTAGTGATCTTTTAAATGCGTGCTTGATACTATCAGCCATAACCTAGCCCAGTTCATTTTAGCCAGTATTATCATTTCTCATTTGAAAAATTGAGACTTGATTGCTGATTATATTTTGGTAAAGCTAGGATGTGAGGTGGTCCGCTTACCATTACCTCTCATTTGAATAAGAGGTAATCTACCTGTGCTTCATTGTGGAATCAAGAACTGACTGGAACTCAATTTTTGCAAGTCATCCAAACTGTGTTGCATTTATTCCTGCAAAAATCAAACGTATAAAATATTTACAGTTGTTCTTTCCTGAGGGTATAGTTTATCCTACAACATGGTGGTGTGGAGCAGTACACATAGGAGATGAGCAGAATGGGCCTTGTGACCGAACTGTTTTCCTTGACTACTCTGTCAGCTCAGAGTGGTTGGAGGTCCTTTTGTCTGCATAGTTCATTGTCTGCATTGTGATTTCCGTACATACtggttgaatgaatgagcaagcaagcaagcaagcaattGAACTTCCTGTTAGAAGGATTATATCTACCTAAGCACAATTTTGACAAAGTGTTCTCTAGAAACagcaaataaaatacatttaagaCATGCCTACCTTAGAGTGATTGAtctttaaagtagttcttattctTACTGATAGCATTGGGGTAAAAACCTCTTCAGGTCTATGTAACTGAAATTCTCAGTCTTAAAAATCTGATGTTATTTTTATAATGTACCATTTTAGGCAAGAGAACACCTTGGAGGGGCATCCTGTTATTTGGGCCACCTGGCACGGGAAAATCCTATTTAGCCAAAGCTGTAGCAACAGAAGCAAACAACTCAACCTTTTTTTCGGTGTCTTCCTCTGACCTTGTTTCTAAGTGGTTAGGTGAAAGTGAAAAGTAAGtagtaaattgatttttttttgcgggggggtcTCGTAGTTACTTGTATGAAATATTATTGTTCAGAAATTAGAGAGATACTTAAGAGTTACAGCATGAAGGTGAAAGATaattttaaagtttcttttttttttaatacagtttttaaatatttaaacagcCAGGCACTGAGGTAATAGTTTTCTTACATCATATATAGACATTCAGAGAGGTGACATATGTATTCATACCTCTGTCAGATCAGATCCTAGTTTGAAATTTATTTCATAGAGAAAAGATAACATACATGTGTAACTTGACAAGGTGTAAAGTGGATTAACCAGTATGGCATTCTTATTTTCTGTACCTGAAGAATGATCGGTGTTTTAATCCGTGGAGCGCCTGTACTATTGGCATATTatgttgttttagtctttatttttttttagctaccTTTTAGAaattgaaacttttttttaatttccaggcTTGTTAAGAACTTATTCCAACTTGCCAGAGAGAACAAACCTTCCATCATCTTCATTGATGAAATTGACTCTCTCTGCGGTTCAAGAAGTGAAAATGAAAGTGAAGCCGCACGCAGAATTAAGACAGAGTTCCTAGTTCAAATGCAAggtaatattattgattttttttaagtttctatttattttataacCAGTATTATAGCAATAATGGAAAAATAATGCAAGGAGAATCTCTTCGTTTTAACAGACTCAGCTGCTTCAGTATGCTCTGTTTCATTCTAATTGTCCTCCAGGTGCACGCATGGTTTTTACCCAGCTGTAATCACCTTGTAGGACTCACTGGTATAAATAGTAAGATGAATAACATATTCACTTATAACATACTAGGAACAATTTCAGTAAAAGTGATATGTAGGTTTCCAGTGAAACCTTTcaagaaatattttgaaaagaatattgagtatttgTCTATAAATCTAGGAGATTTCAATCTTGGAAATATTTTTACCTATTTTAGTAATATAATATTCTTTTAAGTATAGTTTTTTCAAGATGAGACTACTTTAATATTAAAAGCACCACAGTTCTTAATaggagaaccctggtggtgcagtggttaagagcttaggctgccaaccaaaaggtcggcagttcgaatccacccgccactccttggaaaccctgtggggcagttctactgtatcctgtagggctgcttatgagttggaattgattcaacagcaatgagttcggTTTGGTAGTCTTAATAGGACATACAGACAAGGTTTAAAGAATACTAAAGTGGCCAACTACTTAAAACGCTACGTATCTTGATGCAGGAGTTGGTGTGGACAATGATGGAATTTTGGTCCTCGGAGCTACAAATATACCCTGGGTTCTGGATTCTGCCATTAGGCGAAGGTATGATGACACAGTAAATATCTTACTCCTGACTATAGATGTAACAAGAAAATGATAATTCCCATTGT from Loxodonta africana isolate mLoxAfr1 chromosome 11, mLoxAfr1.hap2, whole genome shotgun sequence includes these protein-coding regions:
- the VPS4B gene encoding vacuolar protein sorting-associated protein 4B — encoded protein: MASTSVNLQKAIDLASRATQEDKAGNYEEALHLYQHAVQYFLHVVKYEAQGDKAKQSIRAKCTEYLDRAEELKEYLKKKEKKPQKPVKEGQPSPSEEKGNDSDGEGESDDPEKKKLQNQLQGAIVMERPNVKWSDVAGLEGAKEALKEAVILPIKFPHLFTGKRTPWRGILLFGPPGTGKSYLAKAVATEANNSTFFSVSSSDLVSKWLGESEKLVKNLFQLARENKPSIIFIDEIDSLCGSRSENESEAARRIKTEFLVQMQGVGVDNDGILVLGATNIPWVLDSAIRRRFEKRIYIPLPEAHARAAMFKLHLGTTQNSLTETDFRDLGKKTDGYSGADISIIVRDALMQPVRKVQSATHFKKVRGPSRADPNNIVDDLLTPCSPGDPGAVEMTWMDVPGDKLLEPVVSMSDMLRSLSNTKPTVNEHDLLKLKKFTEDFGQEG